A stretch of the Vigna radiata var. radiata cultivar VC1973A chromosome 7, Vradiata_ver6, whole genome shotgun sequence genome encodes the following:
- the LOC106769096 gene encoding asparagine--tRNA ligase, chloroplastic/mitochondrial isoform X2 — protein MAAIIGVGAAKAITMAIAARPLRLKPYAATTALAFLSLHKSIFLPPSPFPSRRSFCAAALRTSGSRVEQFRKKLRVSEIKEGDGADVLGRDLVVQGWVRTLRLQSSVTFIEINDGSCLSNMQCVLNSEAEGYDQVESGLVTTGASVWVQGVLVKSQGSKQKVELKIGKSDPSFPIQKKRASREFLRTKAHLRPRTNTFGAVARVRNALAYATHKFFQENGFVWISSPIITASDCEGAGEQFCVTTLIPSSQDTTDSPVDVIPKKNDRLIDWSQDFFGKPAFLTVSGQLNAETYATALSDVYTFGPTFRAENSNTSRHLAEFWMIEPELAFADLNDDMACASAYLQFVIKYILDNCKEDMEFFDTWISKGIIARLSDVADKDVVQITYTEAIDLLSGANKKFEFPVKWGCDLQSEHERYITEEAYNGCPVIIRDYPKDIKAFYMRQNDDGKTVAAMDMLVPGIGELIGGSQREERLEYLEARLDELKLNKDAYWWYLDLRRYGSVPHAGFGLGFERLVQFATGMDNIRDVIPFPRTPGSAEF, from the exons ATGGCTGCTATAATTGGCGTTGGCGCCGCAAAAGCGATAACAATGGCAATAGCGGCGAGGCCTCTTCGCCTGAAGCCTTACGCCGCAACAACGGCACTTGCTTTTCTGTCACTCCACAAATCTATCTTCCTCCCTCCTTCTCCCTTCCCCTCGCGCCGCTCCTTCTGCGCCGCCGCTCTTCGAACTTCCGGCAGCAGAGTAGAACAGTTCCGCAAGAAGCTTAGGGTTTCCGAAATCAAAGAAGGCGATGGTGCAGACGTTCTCGGCCGCGACCTTGTCGTGCAGGGCTGGGTTCGCACGCTTCGCCTTCAGAGTAGCGTCACCTTCATCGAG ATTAACGATGGTTCTTGCCTTTCTAACATGCAATGCGTGTTGAACTCCGAGGCTGAAGGTTACGATCAG GTAGAATCTGGCTTGGTTACCACTGGTGCCTCCGTGTGGGTGCAAGGAGTTTTGGTGAAGAGCCAAGGATCCAAACAGAAAGTGGAGTTGAAG ATTGGCAAGAGTGATCCCTCTTTCCCCATCCAAAAGAAAAGAGCCAGCAGAGAATTTCTAAGGACAAAAGCACATCTTCGTCCAAGGACAAATACTTTTGGTGCA gTTGCAAGGGTTAGGAATGCTTTGGCCTATGCTACACATAAGTTCTTCCAAGAAAATGGGTTTGTTTGGATCTCAAGTCCTATCATAACAGCTTCAGATTGTGAGGGAGCGGGTGAACAGTTCTGTGTTACTACTTTG ATACCAAGTTCTCAAGATACTACGGATTCTCCTGTTGATGTAATTCCAAAAAAGAATGACAGATTGATTGATTGGTCACAA GACTTCTTTGGAAAACCAGCATTCTTGACTGTTTCAGGTCAACTCAATGCTGAAACTTATGCAACCGCTCTCTCTGAT GTTTATACCTTTGGTCCCACATTCCGAGCAGAAAATTCCAACACTTCTAGGCACTTGGCTGAATTTTGG ATGATTGAACCGGAGCTTGCATTTGCTGATCTTAATGATGACATGGCTTGTGCATCTGCTTATCTCCAGTTTGTA ataaaatatattctcGATAACTGCAAGGAAGACATGGAGTTTTTTGATACATGGATTAGTAAAGGAATCATTGCTCGCTTGAGT GATGTAGCAGATAAAGATGTTGTGCAAATAACCTACACTGAAGCAATAGATCTGCTGTCGGGAgcaaataagaaatttgaattCCCG GTGAAATGGGGTTGTGATCTTCAGAGTGAACACGAGCGCTATATAACTGAAGAGGCATACAATGGATGCCCAGTGATAATTAGAGATTACCCAAAG gaTATTAAAGCATTCTATATGCGACAGAATGATGATGGAAAGACAGTTGCAGCCATGGACATGTTGGTTCCAGGG ATTGGTGAACTTATTGGTGGAAGCCAAAGGGAAGAAAGGCTTGAGTATCTAGAAGCTcgtttagatgaattaaagttAAACAAGGACGCATATTGGTGGTATCTTGATTTGCGTCGATATGGTTCAG TACCTCACGCAGGCTTTGGTTTGGGATTTGAAAGGCTTGTCCAATTTGCAACAGGAATGGACAATATAAGGGACGTTATTCCTTTTCCTCGGACACCTGGCTCGGCAGAGTTTTAG
- the LOC106769230 gene encoding peroxisome biogenesis protein 19-2 — protein MADSSQDLDQLLDSALDDFQSFNLNPSLPSGGAIASKNESPSLPSGVQGLGMGLPDLRTKKKGKQKASKDSHVAEALNKLREQTREAVKGLESMTPPAADDLGKDALMEDWVKQFEQLAGSQDMESIVETMMQQLLSKEILHEPMKEIAEKYPKWLEDHKSSLSKEEYDRYAHQYELIRNLNEVYENDAGNFNKIVELMQKMQECGQPPNEIVQELAPDFDLASLGQISPEMLEGQQNCCIM, from the exons ATGGCTGACTCCTCTCAAGACCTCGACCAACTCCTCGACA GTGCTTTGGATGATTTTCAGTCCTTCAACCTTAATCCTTCTCTTCCAAG TGGGGGAGCAATTGCGAGCAAAAACGAGAGTCCTTCGTTGCCGTCGGGGGTTCAGGGATTGGGCATGGGTTTACCTGATTTGAGAACGAAGAAAAAGGGGAAGCAGAAGGCTTCGAAGGACAGCCACGTGGCGGAGGCGCTGAACAAGCTGAGGGAGCAGACCAGAGAGGCTGTGAAGGGCCTGGAGTCTATGACCCCTCCTGCTGCTGATGATTTGGGGAAGGATGCCTTGATGGAAGATTGGGTCAAACAGTTTGAGCAGCTTGCTGGCTCTCAG gATATGGAATCTATTGTGGAGACCATGATGCAGCAACTTCTGTCCAAAGAGATTCTTCACGAACCAATGAAAGAAATAGCAGAAAAATATCCTAAGTGGCTGGAAGACCACAAATCTAGCTTAAGCAAAGAAGAATATGACCGTTACGCACACCAATATGAATTGATACGAAACCTGAATGAAGTTTACGAAAATGATGCCGGAAACTTTAACAAGATTGTCGAGCTCATGCAGAAAATGCAAGAATGTGGACAACCACCAAATGAAATCGTCCAGGAGCTTGCTCCCGATTTCGATTTAGCGAGTCTTGGCCAGAT ATCTCCAGAGATGCTTGAAGGTCAGCAAAATTGTTGCATAATGTGA
- the LOC106769096 gene encoding asparagine--tRNA ligase, chloroplastic/mitochondrial isoform X1, which produces MAAIIGVGAAKAITMAIAARPLRLKPYAATTALAFLSLHKSIFLPPSPFPSRRSFCAAALRTSGSRVEQFRKKLRVSEIKEGDGADVLGRDLVVQGWVRTLRLQSSVTFIEINDGSCLSNMQCVLNSEAEGYDQVESGLVTTGASVWVQGVLVKSQGSKQKVELKVNKIVLIGKSDPSFPIQKKRASREFLRTKAHLRPRTNTFGAVARVRNALAYATHKFFQENGFVWISSPIITASDCEGAGEQFCVTTLIPSSQDTTDSPVDVIPKKNDRLIDWSQDFFGKPAFLTVSGQLNAETYATALSDVYTFGPTFRAENSNTSRHLAEFWMIEPELAFADLNDDMACASAYLQFVIKYILDNCKEDMEFFDTWISKGIIARLSDVADKDVVQITYTEAIDLLSGANKKFEFPVKWGCDLQSEHERYITEEAYNGCPVIIRDYPKDIKAFYMRQNDDGKTVAAMDMLVPGIGELIGGSQREERLEYLEARLDELKLNKDAYWWYLDLRRYGSVPHAGFGLGFERLVQFATGMDNIRDVIPFPRTPGSAEF; this is translated from the exons ATGGCTGCTATAATTGGCGTTGGCGCCGCAAAAGCGATAACAATGGCAATAGCGGCGAGGCCTCTTCGCCTGAAGCCTTACGCCGCAACAACGGCACTTGCTTTTCTGTCACTCCACAAATCTATCTTCCTCCCTCCTTCTCCCTTCCCCTCGCGCCGCTCCTTCTGCGCCGCCGCTCTTCGAACTTCCGGCAGCAGAGTAGAACAGTTCCGCAAGAAGCTTAGGGTTTCCGAAATCAAAGAAGGCGATGGTGCAGACGTTCTCGGCCGCGACCTTGTCGTGCAGGGCTGGGTTCGCACGCTTCGCCTTCAGAGTAGCGTCACCTTCATCGAG ATTAACGATGGTTCTTGCCTTTCTAACATGCAATGCGTGTTGAACTCCGAGGCTGAAGGTTACGATCAG GTAGAATCTGGCTTGGTTACCACTGGTGCCTCCGTGTGGGTGCAAGGAGTTTTGGTGAAGAGCCAAGGATCCAAACAGAAAGTGGAGTTGAAGGTCAATAAAATAGTGCTG ATTGGCAAGAGTGATCCCTCTTTCCCCATCCAAAAGAAAAGAGCCAGCAGAGAATTTCTAAGGACAAAAGCACATCTTCGTCCAAGGACAAATACTTTTGGTGCA gTTGCAAGGGTTAGGAATGCTTTGGCCTATGCTACACATAAGTTCTTCCAAGAAAATGGGTTTGTTTGGATCTCAAGTCCTATCATAACAGCTTCAGATTGTGAGGGAGCGGGTGAACAGTTCTGTGTTACTACTTTG ATACCAAGTTCTCAAGATACTACGGATTCTCCTGTTGATGTAATTCCAAAAAAGAATGACAGATTGATTGATTGGTCACAA GACTTCTTTGGAAAACCAGCATTCTTGACTGTTTCAGGTCAACTCAATGCTGAAACTTATGCAACCGCTCTCTCTGAT GTTTATACCTTTGGTCCCACATTCCGAGCAGAAAATTCCAACACTTCTAGGCACTTGGCTGAATTTTGG ATGATTGAACCGGAGCTTGCATTTGCTGATCTTAATGATGACATGGCTTGTGCATCTGCTTATCTCCAGTTTGTA ataaaatatattctcGATAACTGCAAGGAAGACATGGAGTTTTTTGATACATGGATTAGTAAAGGAATCATTGCTCGCTTGAGT GATGTAGCAGATAAAGATGTTGTGCAAATAACCTACACTGAAGCAATAGATCTGCTGTCGGGAgcaaataagaaatttgaattCCCG GTGAAATGGGGTTGTGATCTTCAGAGTGAACACGAGCGCTATATAACTGAAGAGGCATACAATGGATGCCCAGTGATAATTAGAGATTACCCAAAG gaTATTAAAGCATTCTATATGCGACAGAATGATGATGGAAAGACAGTTGCAGCCATGGACATGTTGGTTCCAGGG ATTGGTGAACTTATTGGTGGAAGCCAAAGGGAAGAAAGGCTTGAGTATCTAGAAGCTcgtttagatgaattaaagttAAACAAGGACGCATATTGGTGGTATCTTGATTTGCGTCGATATGGTTCAG TACCTCACGCAGGCTTTGGTTTGGGATTTGAAAGGCTTGTCCAATTTGCAACAGGAATGGACAATATAAGGGACGTTATTCCTTTTCCTCGGACACCTGGCTCGGCAGAGTTTTAG